Part of the Porites lutea chromosome 14, jaPorLute2.1, whole genome shotgun sequence genome, GCTTTGTTTTGTGCGCGCGTGaagcatttaaaaaatatatttgttaatttgagaaaattgtaaacatttttacattaagaagtctttttttataTGCTAGttagtggtaaaaaaaaaaaaaaaaaaaaccgtaaaAACCCAAAACGCCCAAACTTTTTTCACTGAAATCAACTTTCGATGCAAAGAAGTTTCGCTGTTACCTATTACGACTGTATCTGACTGCTATCACCTATCATTTGTTCTTGTATAGTGTTCAGTCCCAGCTTTCCTCCACTGGTGAAAGTAGTTACAGTATCGAGGTGACCGCTGGTAGACAGGTCATTATTGGTGACAGCAGTGTAATCAATGTGGAAACAACAACACCAAGGTGACATACCTATACCACGATTATCATTGTTTTGTAAACAATACGGAAGTATGATAAAGTGAAATGATAAGCGTAATACAAATGTTAAGCGGTAAGAATCACTAGTTATATCGCCTTTAAGCattatctttttcattttgaacCAGATGGTTCCATGAAGAATCAAATTTCATTGCCAAGTAAAAGTTGTCAACAATTTCAAACTTTCAATCAACTATGTCTCTTGAGTTTTGTTAgacttagcctgcgtggcaggcgttttaAAGGGATGGGAAAGGGAGTTTAAGGCGCGAAAgaaaagggagttttaggcgcgagagaaacgcgagggggcGCGCGCCCTAATTCtcttcccttccctttcgaacgcctgccacgcaggctatgttAGACTGcgggcagtctctctttttcttcatatTTAGTAACTCTAGtagcctctcccgtctcgcgccttcagtcacgcgcgtggtcatttgcgtgtctcgggcgttttgctcgacggaccaagaaaaaaagagagactgctcgtagtctagagTTTTGTGGAATTCTCAAGAGAAGTTCAACACCAGAATAGCCGTCGTTTCATGTTTTGGAACTTCGAAATGGCCGCCGTGTCCTCATGTGAAAACGTTCTATACAATCAGACATGATGAACGTGTAATTTCAACGTATCATGGCAGCTCATGGGTTATTAATAGCTCCTAACATGTACATTGGTGTTACTAAGTAACTGTGTTATAAATTTACTACGTCTAGTCTTGCCCAAAGAAACAATGATAGAAATTTGTTCACAACCCCAGAACGACTGAAAATAGAAACGTTAGACCAACATTTTAGGTAAGCAGATATCGTGCCTAATGAAAATATCTCGGCCAATTTTCACCGGAGCATTTCCGGTTAAGTCACCATGTTCGTAATCGCCCTCGCAGCCGTTGTCTCATCGCTCCTGGACCGTTGCGTGACCGGACAAAAGCAAGGGAGACTATCTTGTCGAGAATCTTATAATGGTAGGCTAAGGGGATTGGAGATGGATTTGATACAATACAGCAGCAAACGAGCTGCtgatgtttttatttctttaagaaCGTCACAGGCTGGAACTACTGAAACAGAAGGTCTGGAAAACAGAGACAGCAGAAGCCCGCAGACATTGGCCAATTCAGCTCCCATGGGAACCGATTTGGGAAATCGTacggaaaaagaaaatacaccTGGAGAATGTCAATCTTCTGACGTAGGCAGCGTGGGATCCCCTGTTGATAAGGCACAGGTCCCCAGTACCCCAGGAACATCATCCTGTGAAGGTGCTTCAGGTAgactttttctcttttgtttttgttcgttGGTTCGTTTTATTTCTTCACATTGCTTAAgaatttgcagttttaaaatgattttgcaGTTTTCCAGTGTCTAGTTCAGAAAGATAACTTTTCAACTGGCATTTCATTTTTCCCATACCTCTGGGCACTCTACACCTaacttttcgaaaaaaaaaaaaacccaactctctaatttgtttctttaaaagaaTATTTAATACTGGAATTCATTTTTCCAAGCGTTCTTATTATTTGTAGACTTACATGAGACTTGCATAAGATTGTGAATGTAGAGAAATGTATTAGTGACTCCTCCGCGATACTCACTCTTTTTGCCGGAGGTGCTGGAATGTTCACAAGCGTGATTTTTTTAGGCTCTTTGCAACTGTTTAGCTGCCCGTATCACTATTGACTGTTTACTTTAACTCATTatcacatttttttatgttctgTAGGGCAGAGTGTAGTAAACCCTGCTTTGCTACAAAAACGAACAAATGCAGCTAAAAGGTCGGGAGTGTTGGACTTTTCTCATATCGGCCTGTCAAGCTTTCCAGAAAATTTATATGGTGTCAATCGCCG contains:
- the LOC140925029 gene encoding uncharacterized protein isoform X1, which gives rise to MDLIQYSSKRAADVFISLRTSQAGTTETEGLENRDSRSPQTLANSAPMGTDLGNRTEKENTPGECQSSDVGSVGSPVDKAQVPSTPGTSSCEGASGQSVVNPALLQKRTNAAKRSGVLDFSHIGLSSFPENLYGVNRRLLTKLDLSHNMLRELPELIGDLINLKHLSANDNQLTLLPRTIKQLQQLQELDLRNNKLKSVVQDTNDLIRLERLSVEGNPLRIEEVRSLIELMERRPSLWIDIAGESECT